One window of the Salvia miltiorrhiza cultivar Shanhuang (shh) chromosome 6, IMPLAD_Smil_shh, whole genome shotgun sequence genome contains the following:
- the LOC130989737 gene encoding O-fucosyltransferase 27 isoform X2: MGRTVWSCPLRFLSLHALPSRQIQCWGCCFRVQIFNHNLFLEAHFRECQFSPRCNPKLYRRLWAPVKHLESVNPYANPRANYVAPPPQTDRFIFVRIRGGFHEIRNSICDVVVVARLLNATLVIPEIQSTTSSKGISTEFKSFAYLYSEDQFMTALVGDIRIVKTLPKDLKGARRKKEIPSFKASSSASPYFYLHHVLPVLNKHAVVELVVPDGGCLQALLPQQLEEYQRLRCRVAFHAIKFREEVQELASKILYRLRSSGRPFIAYDPGMTRDALAYHGCAELFQDVHTELIQHKRAWMIKRGIVNGNLTVDSAKQRLRGLCPLMPEEIGILLRAYGYSWDTIIYVSGGEVFGGQKKLIPLHAMFENVVDRTSLSMIWELDKMYGREANLVDKPKMSPPLKVKKKPDAWKISGPRPRPLPPPPARFKYPYNIEGWWGWVAESDNEPESTVMELRTNAHKLLWEAIDYTICVEADAFVPGFDRDGRGNPNFASLVMGHRLYQAASSKTFRIDRKVMAKILDEIRDHLYQGNGTWIASVRRHLRRNLVDGLKDALTKSKPLSFLSFPVPECSCSGGSQPGAVNASSPLAHPPLRNVFASMAKCPSWMDKNATSTPRDKESEEEDDVYEDDPDSPDAALLFRQGRDSNSNEGSGVEMSNKEETQMDDQEELEGGER; the protein is encoded by the exons ATGGGTCGGACTGTTTGGTCTTGTCCTCTccgctttctctctcttcacgcACTTCCTTCTCGCCAGATACAGTGTTGGGGTTGCTGTTTCCGAGTACAAATCTTCAATCACAATCTTTTCTTGGAGGCCCATTTTCGAGAATGCCAATTCTCCCCCCGCTGTAAT CCTAAATTGTACAGAAGACTTTGGGCCCCTGTGAAGCATCTTGAATCTGTAAATCCCTATGCAAATCCCAGAGCAAACTATGTAG CTCCTCCTCCACAGACTGACAGATTTATTTTTGTAAGGATACGCGGGGGTTTTCACGAAATAAGGAACTCG ATATGTGATGTTGTTGTGGTTGCTCGGCTTCTTAATGCTACGCTAGTAATTCCTGAGATCCAATCCACAACTAGTAGCAAAGGGATCAG CACAGAGTTCAAGAGTTTTGCCTACCTATATAGTGAAGATCAATTCATGACAGCTTTGGTTGGAGATATTAGAATTGTGAAAACATTGCCTAAGGATCTTAAAGGAGCAAGAAGGAAGAAAGAAATTCCTTCTTTCAAAGCGTCAAGCTCCGCGTCTCCATATTTCTATCTTCATCATGTTCTACCGGTGCTGAATAAGCACGCAGTTGTTGAGCTTGTTGTCCCGGATGGTGGATGCTTGCAG GCCTTACTTCCTCAACAGCTAGAAGAATATCAAAGGCTACGGTGCCGGGTTGCTTTTCATGCAATAAAATTCAGAGAGGAGGTCCAAGAACTCGCCTCAAAGATCCTATACAGATTAAGATCTTCGGGTCGACCATTTATAGCCTATGATCCTGGGATGACAAGAGATGCATTAGCTTATCATGGTTGTGCCGAACTCTTTCAG GATGTGCATACTGAGCTCATTCAACATAAACGAGCTTGGATGATAAAACGTGGAATTGTCAATGGAAACCTCACTGTTGATTCAGCTAAGCAACGCCTTCGCGGTTTATGTCCACTTATGCCAGAGGAA ATTGGTATTCTCCTTCGTGCATATGGCTATTCGTGGGATACAATCATTTACGTTTCTGGTGGAGAGGTCTTTGGTGGGCAGAAGAAACTGATTCCCCTTCATGCTATGTTCGAGAATGTTGTAGATCGGACTTCCTTAAGCATGATATGGGAGTTGGACAAAATGTATGGGCGTGAAGCTAATCTTGTCGACAAACCTAAGATGTCACCTCCATTGAAAGTGAAAAAGAAACCCGATGCTTGGAAAATTTCTGGTCCTCGTCCCCGTCCACTCCCACCACCCCCAGCAAGATTCAAATATCCTTACAACATTGAAGGCTGGTGGGGTTGGGTAGCTGAGAGCGACAACGAACCAGAGAGTACAGTTATGGAGTTGAGAACCAATGCACACAAATTGCTGTGGGAAGCAATTGACTACACTATATGCGTAGAAGCAGATGCATTCGTGCCAGGATTTGATCGGGATGGTAGAGGAAACCCAAATTTTGCTAGCTTGGTAATGGGACACAGGCTTTATCAGGCTGCCTCCTCGAAAACTTTTCGAATAGACAG GAAAGTGATGGCGAAAATCTTAGATGAGATACGCGACCACCTTTATCAAGGCAACGGGACTTGGATAGCATCTGTACGGAGGCATCTGAGGAGGAACTTAGTAGATGGACTAAAAGATGCACTCACAAAATCGAAACCATTGTCGTTCCTGTCATTCCCTGTCCCCGAGTGCTCTTGCTCGGGGGGTAGCCAACCCGGTGCAGTTAATGCCTCGAGCCCTCTAGCTCATCCACCACTGCGCAATGTGTTTGCTTCTATGGCTAAGTGCCCGTCCTGGATGGACAAGAACGCCACTTCAACTCCAAGGGACAAGGAAAGTGAAGAGGAGGATGATGTCTACGAAGACGACCCTGATTCTCCGGATGCCGCACTTCTCTTCCGGCAAGGCCGCGACAGCAACAGCAACGAGGGCAGCGGAGTGGAAATGAGCAACAAAGAAGAAACACAAATGGATGATCAAGAAGAGCTCGAAGGCGGGGAAAGGTGA
- the LOC130989737 gene encoding O-fucosyltransferase 27 isoform X1, translated as MKWVSPTKLGGAGAGGEAKAVLFKSKLKWVGLFGLVLSAFSLFTHFLLARYSVGVAVSEYKSSITIFSWRPIFENANSPPAPKLYRRLWAPVKHLESVNPYANPRANYVAPPPQTDRFIFVRIRGGFHEIRNSICDVVVVARLLNATLVIPEIQSTTSSKGISTEFKSFAYLYSEDQFMTALVGDIRIVKTLPKDLKGARRKKEIPSFKASSSASPYFYLHHVLPVLNKHAVVELVVPDGGCLQALLPQQLEEYQRLRCRVAFHAIKFREEVQELASKILYRLRSSGRPFIAYDPGMTRDALAYHGCAELFQDVHTELIQHKRAWMIKRGIVNGNLTVDSAKQRLRGLCPLMPEEIGILLRAYGYSWDTIIYVSGGEVFGGQKKLIPLHAMFENVVDRTSLSMIWELDKMYGREANLVDKPKMSPPLKVKKKPDAWKISGPRPRPLPPPPARFKYPYNIEGWWGWVAESDNEPESTVMELRTNAHKLLWEAIDYTICVEADAFVPGFDRDGRGNPNFASLVMGHRLYQAASSKTFRIDRKVMAKILDEIRDHLYQGNGTWIASVRRHLRRNLVDGLKDALTKSKPLSFLSFPVPECSCSGGSQPGAVNASSPLAHPPLRNVFASMAKCPSWMDKNATSTPRDKESEEEDDVYEDDPDSPDAALLFRQGRDSNSNEGSGVEMSNKEETQMDDQEELEGGER; from the exons ATGAAGTGGGTCTCCCCCACCAAACTcggcggcgccggcgccggcggggAGGCCAAGGCGGTGCTCTTCAAGTCCAAGTTGAAATGGGTCGGACTGTTTGGTCTTGTCCTCTccgctttctctctcttcacgcACTTCCTTCTCGCCAGATACAGTGTTGGGGTTGCTGTTTCCGAGTACAAATCTTCAATCACAATCTTTTCTTGGAGGCCCATTTTCGAGAATGCCAATTCTCCCCCCGCT CCTAAATTGTACAGAAGACTTTGGGCCCCTGTGAAGCATCTTGAATCTGTAAATCCCTATGCAAATCCCAGAGCAAACTATGTAG CTCCTCCTCCACAGACTGACAGATTTATTTTTGTAAGGATACGCGGGGGTTTTCACGAAATAAGGAACTCG ATATGTGATGTTGTTGTGGTTGCTCGGCTTCTTAATGCTACGCTAGTAATTCCTGAGATCCAATCCACAACTAGTAGCAAAGGGATCAG CACAGAGTTCAAGAGTTTTGCCTACCTATATAGTGAAGATCAATTCATGACAGCTTTGGTTGGAGATATTAGAATTGTGAAAACATTGCCTAAGGATCTTAAAGGAGCAAGAAGGAAGAAAGAAATTCCTTCTTTCAAAGCGTCAAGCTCCGCGTCTCCATATTTCTATCTTCATCATGTTCTACCGGTGCTGAATAAGCACGCAGTTGTTGAGCTTGTTGTCCCGGATGGTGGATGCTTGCAG GCCTTACTTCCTCAACAGCTAGAAGAATATCAAAGGCTACGGTGCCGGGTTGCTTTTCATGCAATAAAATTCAGAGAGGAGGTCCAAGAACTCGCCTCAAAGATCCTATACAGATTAAGATCTTCGGGTCGACCATTTATAGCCTATGATCCTGGGATGACAAGAGATGCATTAGCTTATCATGGTTGTGCCGAACTCTTTCAG GATGTGCATACTGAGCTCATTCAACATAAACGAGCTTGGATGATAAAACGTGGAATTGTCAATGGAAACCTCACTGTTGATTCAGCTAAGCAACGCCTTCGCGGTTTATGTCCACTTATGCCAGAGGAA ATTGGTATTCTCCTTCGTGCATATGGCTATTCGTGGGATACAATCATTTACGTTTCTGGTGGAGAGGTCTTTGGTGGGCAGAAGAAACTGATTCCCCTTCATGCTATGTTCGAGAATGTTGTAGATCGGACTTCCTTAAGCATGATATGGGAGTTGGACAAAATGTATGGGCGTGAAGCTAATCTTGTCGACAAACCTAAGATGTCACCTCCATTGAAAGTGAAAAAGAAACCCGATGCTTGGAAAATTTCTGGTCCTCGTCCCCGTCCACTCCCACCACCCCCAGCAAGATTCAAATATCCTTACAACATTGAAGGCTGGTGGGGTTGGGTAGCTGAGAGCGACAACGAACCAGAGAGTACAGTTATGGAGTTGAGAACCAATGCACACAAATTGCTGTGGGAAGCAATTGACTACACTATATGCGTAGAAGCAGATGCATTCGTGCCAGGATTTGATCGGGATGGTAGAGGAAACCCAAATTTTGCTAGCTTGGTAATGGGACACAGGCTTTATCAGGCTGCCTCCTCGAAAACTTTTCGAATAGACAG GAAAGTGATGGCGAAAATCTTAGATGAGATACGCGACCACCTTTATCAAGGCAACGGGACTTGGATAGCATCTGTACGGAGGCATCTGAGGAGGAACTTAGTAGATGGACTAAAAGATGCACTCACAAAATCGAAACCATTGTCGTTCCTGTCATTCCCTGTCCCCGAGTGCTCTTGCTCGGGGGGTAGCCAACCCGGTGCAGTTAATGCCTCGAGCCCTCTAGCTCATCCACCACTGCGCAATGTGTTTGCTTCTATGGCTAAGTGCCCGTCCTGGATGGACAAGAACGCCACTTCAACTCCAAGGGACAAGGAAAGTGAAGAGGAGGATGATGTCTACGAAGACGACCCTGATTCTCCGGATGCCGCACTTCTCTTCCGGCAAGGCCGCGACAGCAACAGCAACGAGGGCAGCGGAGTGGAAATGAGCAACAAAGAAGAAACACAAATGGATGATCAAGAAGAGCTCGAAGGCGGGGAAAGGTGA